The following are encoded together in the Thunnus thynnus chromosome 15, fThuThy2.1, whole genome shotgun sequence genome:
- the LOC137198574 gene encoding uncharacterized protein, giving the protein MMMSLTLLLATLGLLVQGSSGQITVTQSPGSQSVVPGQTVSIRCKTSSNAYSNLGWYLQKPGEAPKLLIYYATNLQPGVSDRFSGSGSGTDFTLTISGVQAEDSGVYYCQSAHYINSSSGQITVTQSPGSQSVVPGQTVSITCKTSRYAYSNLGWYLQKPGEAPKLLIYDATDLQPGVSDHFSGSGSGTDFTLTISGVQAEDSGVYYCQSAHVINSQWLSFITTEATEILLIKNMTLISVLIWTLLCCCFTESRGQITVTQPAAVRSALGGSTTFNCRTSQDVYVSGPYQGLAWYQQKDGETPKLLIYHASSPKSEIQRDSGVPDRFTGSGSNSDFTLTISGVQAEDSGVYYCQSLHVINSQAVFTQ; this is encoded by the exons atgatgatgtcactgactctactgCTGGCCACCCTGGGGCTCCTTGTTCAAG gttcatcaggacaaatcactgtgactcagtctcctggatctcagtctgttgttccaggacagactgtctCCATCAGATGTAAAACCAGTTCAAATGCTTATAGCAACCTCGGCTGGtaccttcagaaacctggagaagctcctaaactCCTGATTTATTATGCTACAAACCTTCAGCCTGGAGTTTCAGATCGTTTTAGTGGAAGTGGATCTGggactgacttcactctgaccatcagtggagttcaggctgaagattcaggagtttattactgtcagagtgcACATTATATCAACA gttcatcaggacaaatcactgtgactcagtctcctggatctcagtctgttgttccaggacagactgtctCCATCACATGTAAAACCAGTAGATATGCTTATAGCAACCTCGGCTGGtaccttcagaaacctggagaagctcctaaactCCTGATTTATGATGCTACAGACCTTCAGCCTGGAGTTTCAGATCATTTTTCAGGCAGTGGATCTGggactgacttcactctgaccatcagtggagttcaggctgaagattctggggtttattactgtcagagtgcACATGTTATCAACAGTCAGTgg ctgtccttcatcacaacagaagccacagaaatcctcctcatcaaaaacatgactttgatctccgtcctcatctggactctcctctgctgctgcttcacag agtccagaggccagatcacagtgactcagcctgcagcagtgagatctgctctgggaggatcCACAACCTTCAACTGTAGgaccagtcaggatgtttaTGTTAGTGGCCCATACCAAGGtttagcctggtaccaacagaaagatggagaaactcctaaacttctcatttacCATGCTAGCTCTCCAAAATCAGAGATTCAGCGAGATTCAGGTGTTCCAGAtcgttttacaggcagtggatcaaactctgacttcactctgaccatcagtggagttcaggctgaagattcaggagtttattactgtcagagtctCCATGTTATCAACAGTCAggctgtgttcacacagtga